One window of Eisenibacter elegans DSM 3317 genomic DNA carries:
- the ispG gene encoding (E)-4-hydroxy-3-methylbut-2-enyl-diphosphate synthase, with product MSSDFSASLSPLLEHWRYASALTQYQRRQTIEVAIGDVPLGGNNPIRVQSMTTVDTMDTLGSVEQAIRMIEAGCEYVRITAPSLKEAQNLENIKKELRKRGYNTPLVADIHFTPNAAELAARIVEKVRVNPGNYADKKRFEVIEYTDAQYQEELERIREKFVPLIRICKEYGTAMRIGTNHGSLSDRITSRYGDNPAGMVESALEFIRICEDEGYYNLVVSMKSSNTQVMVQAYRLLVNKLDAEGLKPYPLHLGVTEAGEAEDGRIKSAVGIGTLLADGLGDTVRVSLTEEPEFEIPVGRKLVARYASEPSYRQPVAIPLAEAEAPFKNPFAYQKRPTYEVFNLGKDNVPRVMTDFSAIKDIAMADFKSFGYSYLPALDKWGSNDTAADFVYLGDTQVPFMMPNGLKAVCRHETAWMAEDDSMWSYPLFEQSDIFYPYPKSFAGGDEGLNFIRLDAADVYNDEVWEAFNKKGFLKKSATDADAKNFVIILSTQQPNALQTLRNAIQHLMRKDIQIPVLIHRTYSHTLDAESLQLQAATDMGGLLIDGLGDGVMLSLDKYSDDKAEALEQVKMLNALSFGILQAARTRMTKTEYISCPSCGRTLFDLQETTAMIRKRTDHLKGVKIGIMGCIVNGPGEMADADYGYVGSGKDKITLYRGMNVVKRAVPSDKAVDELIALIREDGKWIERPSETPEEA from the coding sequence CAACCCCATCAGGGTGCAGTCGATGACCACCGTAGACACGATGGATACCCTCGGCTCCGTGGAGCAGGCCATTCGGATGATAGAGGCTGGGTGCGAATACGTGCGCATCACGGCTCCCAGCCTCAAAGAAGCCCAAAACCTCGAAAACATTAAGAAAGAACTGCGCAAGCGTGGCTACAACACCCCGCTTGTGGCCGATATTCACTTTACGCCCAACGCCGCCGAATTGGCCGCCCGCATTGTTGAAAAGGTACGGGTCAATCCGGGCAACTATGCCGACAAAAAACGCTTTGAAGTCATCGAATACACCGATGCCCAATATCAAGAAGAACTTGAGCGCATCCGCGAAAAGTTTGTACCCCTGATTCGTATCTGTAAGGAATATGGTACGGCCATGCGCATTGGTACTAACCACGGCTCGCTTTCTGACCGCATCACCAGCCGCTACGGCGACAATCCCGCCGGAATGGTAGAGTCTGCCCTAGAGTTTATCCGTATTTGTGAAGACGAAGGGTACTACAATCTCGTCGTGTCGATGAAATCATCGAATACGCAAGTGATGGTACAAGCCTACCGACTGCTAGTCAATAAGTTAGATGCCGAAGGCCTAAAGCCCTACCCCCTACACTTAGGCGTAACCGAAGCCGGAGAAGCCGAAGACGGACGTATCAAGTCTGCCGTAGGCATTGGCACCCTACTCGCCGACGGCCTAGGCGATACCGTCCGGGTATCGCTGACCGAGGAGCCGGAGTTTGAAATCCCCGTAGGCCGCAAGTTGGTCGCCCGATACGCTTCCGAGCCCTCATACCGGCAGCCTGTCGCCATTCCTTTGGCCGAGGCCGAAGCCCCCTTCAAAAATCCCTTTGCGTATCAAAAGCGTCCAACATACGAAGTCTTCAACTTGGGTAAGGACAATGTGCCGCGTGTGATGACAGACTTCAGCGCCATCAAAGACATCGCGATGGCCGACTTCAAAAGCTTTGGCTACAGCTACCTCCCCGCGCTCGACAAGTGGGGTAGCAACGATACCGCCGCCGACTTTGTCTACCTTGGCGATACCCAAGTACCCTTTATGATGCCCAACGGGCTAAAGGCTGTTTGCCGACACGAAACAGCTTGGATGGCCGAAGATGACAGCATGTGGAGCTACCCGCTCTTTGAGCAAAGCGACATTTTCTACCCTTACCCCAAATCTTTTGCCGGCGGGGATGAAGGTCTCAACTTTATACGTTTGGATGCCGCCGATGTATACAACGACGAAGTATGGGAGGCTTTCAACAAAAAGGGCTTTCTCAAAAAAAGCGCTACTGATGCCGATGCAAAAAACTTTGTCATCATACTCTCTACCCAGCAGCCCAACGCCCTACAGACCCTGCGCAATGCCATCCAGCATCTGATGCGCAAAGATATTCAGATTCCGGTGCTCATTCATCGCACCTACTCCCACACCCTCGACGCCGAGAGCCTCCAGCTGCAAGCCGCTACAGATATGGGCGGATTGTTGATTGACGGCCTAGGCGATGGTGTGATGCTGAGCCTCGACAAATACTCCGACGATAAGGCCGAAGCCCTCGAACAAGTCAAGATGCTCAACGCCCTCTCTTTTGGTATCTTGCAAGCCGCCCGCACCCGGATGACCAAGACCGAGTACATCTCCTGCCCCAGCTGTGGCCGTACCCTCTTCGATTTGCAAGAAACGACCGCCATGATACGCAAACGTACCGACCACCTCAAAGGCGTAAAAATCGGTATTATGGGATGCATCGTAAATGGTCCCGGCGAAATGGCCGATGCTGATTACGGCTATGTAGGCTCCGGAAAAGATAAAATTACCCTCTACCGAGGAATGAACGTCGTCAAACGCGCTGTCCCTTCTGACAAGGCAGTCGATGAGCTAATCGCGCTCATCCGCGAAGACGGCAAATGGATAGAACGCCCCTCTGAAACCCCAGAAGAGGCATAA
- a CDS encoding DUF6728 family protein — MNNSKEQKNDLKDYFKFGEFFGYFLRVFRPHDSRYPNSFNLRMMHGINKISILMFLICLIVIIVRRVMW; from the coding sequence ATGAACAACTCAAAAGAACAAAAAAACGACCTGAAGGATTACTTCAAGTTTGGCGAATTCTTCGGATATTTCCTCCGCGTATTCCGCCCCCACGATAGCCGCTACCCCAATAGCTTCAACCTACGGATGATGCACGGCATCAACAAAATCTCCATCTTGATGTTCTTAATCTGTCTGATTGTTATCATCGTCCGAAGGGTGATGTGGTAG
- a CDS encoding DUF4835 family protein — MRLYSLLIAWMLLTSGLLSAQELNLVVTVDATRLITQQAAERQIFADMEKAMSDFINKREWTTDRFQAQERIQGKLQITLTESPSQGFFKGTAQLQVTRPVFNTTFETATLNYIDRNFDIQYLQGQPLIYNENSYTDDLTSMLAFYAYVVLAIDYDTFSELGGEPWAQKAFDIANIAQQSGNIGWRRGQDNRSRFWLAENLMSQQLRPFREGLYKYYRQGFDRWLLYPDKAREKMAEFIFDLEEVNRLRPDAGLVNSFFEFKTSELLNVFKDTPLETRKELVRVLSIVDPARTANWATLAQGF; from the coding sequence ATGCGTTTGTACTCTCTCCTCATTGCTTGGATGTTGCTGACTTCGGGTTTGCTTAGCGCCCAAGAGCTAAACCTAGTAGTAACCGTAGATGCCACCCGTCTGATTACCCAGCAAGCAGCAGAGCGGCAGATTTTTGCCGATATGGAAAAAGCTATGTCCGATTTCATCAACAAACGAGAGTGGACAACCGACCGCTTCCAAGCCCAAGAGCGCATTCAAGGTAAGCTACAAATCACCCTGACCGAGTCTCCTAGTCAAGGTTTTTTTAAGGGGACAGCACAGTTGCAGGTTACGCGTCCGGTGTTCAATACTACTTTTGAGACCGCTACCCTCAACTATATCGACCGCAACTTCGACATCCAATACCTCCAAGGCCAGCCGCTGATATATAATGAAAACAGTTATACTGATGACCTTACTTCGATGTTGGCCTTTTATGCCTATGTTGTGTTGGCTATTGATTATGATACTTTTAGTGAACTAGGTGGCGAACCTTGGGCACAAAAGGCCTTCGATATTGCCAACATCGCCCAGCAGTCGGGCAATATAGGGTGGCGCAGGGGGCAAGACAACCGCTCGCGTTTTTGGTTGGCCGAAAATCTGATGAGCCAACAACTCCGACCTTTTCGGGAGGGCTTGTACAAATATTACCGCCAAGGCTTCGATCGCTGGCTGCTATACCCCGACAAGGCTCGCGAAAAAATGGCTGAGTTTATCTTTGATTTAGAAGAAGTCAACCGCTTGCGTCCCGATGCAGGATTGGTAAACAGTTTTTTTGAATTCAAGACTAGCGAACTGCTCAATGTTTTTAAAGATACTCCGCTCGAAACCCGCAAGGAGCTGGTACGTGTGCTCAGTATTGTAGATCCGGCGCGTACTGCCAACTGGGCGACCTTGGCGCAGGGTTTTTAG
- a CDS encoding EVE domain-containing protein, which produces MNYWLVKSEPYKYAWADLIRDGQTFWDGVRNYQARNNLQAMKVGDLVMYYHSNDGKEIVGYAKVVKEAYQDPTTDDNRWVVVDLAPVEALPKPVTLEHIKNSDKLGDIALIKQPRLSVMPLKQEEFDAILEISNHL; this is translated from the coding sequence ATGAACTACTGGCTCGTAAAATCCGAACCTTATAAATATGCTTGGGCTGACTTGATACGTGATGGTCAAACCTTCTGGGACGGTGTTCGCAATTACCAAGCCCGCAACAACCTCCAAGCAATGAAAGTAGGTGATTTGGTGATGTATTACCACAGCAACGACGGAAAAGAAATCGTTGGCTATGCCAAAGTTGTCAAAGAGGCTTATCAAGACCCTACTACCGACGACAACCGTTGGGTAGTGGTAGATCTTGCCCCGGTAGAGGCATTGCCCAAACCTGTAACTTTGGAGCATATCAAAAATTCTGATAAATTAGGGGATATTGCACTCATCAAGCAGCCACGCCTATCGGTAATGCCGCTCAAACAAGAAGAATTTGATGCCATCCTCGAAATCTCTAATCATTTGTAG
- a CDS encoding tetratricopeptide repeat protein: MHYSQALSILTSAANTIRILGCFWLLVLFVGACKPGEDKEALFQQLYEEGNDAFEAGDYDKAAQLYGQILSQDPEAYAARFNMALVANRKEDYQEAIKYLHQTLAIKPDYVDAYVQRGYNYELLQKDSAALADYEKALSLQADNEPATLNRASLLYSLGNRAAGLQALQNYINIRPNRAVAYYTRGRMLSSSKQYEKAIEDFDRAISLQDDYTMAYLDRGHAYYMLKNYPKALEDFEYCLVLAPTDPINYFNRGVALVATGREAEACDDWRKAISLGYTNAQQYFDQYCSWQQGQ; the protein is encoded by the coding sequence ATGCACTATTCCCAAGCATTGTCCATCCTAACTTCTGCCGCAAACACAATCCGTATTTTGGGATGTTTTTGGCTTTTAGTCTTATTTGTAGGCGCTTGTAAGCCGGGCGAAGACAAAGAAGCCTTGTTCCAACAGCTATATGAAGAAGGAAACGATGCCTTCGAAGCCGGAGACTATGACAAGGCCGCACAGCTCTATGGGCAAATCTTGAGCCAAGACCCTGAGGCGTATGCCGCCCGCTTCAATATGGCGCTTGTGGCCAATCGTAAGGAAGATTATCAGGAGGCTATCAAGTACCTACACCAGACCTTGGCCATCAAGCCAGACTATGTCGATGCTTATGTGCAAAGGGGCTATAATTATGAGTTGCTCCAAAAAGACAGCGCAGCGCTCGCTGACTATGAAAAGGCGCTTTCGCTCCAAGCAGACAATGAACCTGCTACCCTCAACCGCGCCAGTTTGCTATACAGCCTCGGCAATCGTGCTGCTGGCCTACAAGCATTGCAAAACTATATCAACATAAGACCCAACAGAGCCGTGGCTTACTACACCCGTGGCCGGATGCTCTCCTCCTCCAAACAATACGAAAAAGCAATCGAGGATTTTGACAGGGCTATCAGCCTACAAGATGATTATACGATGGCCTACCTCGACCGTGGACATGCTTACTATATGCTCAAAAATTATCCCAAAGCCCTAGAAGATTTTGAGTACTGCCTTGTCCTTGCTCCCACAGATCCCATCAACTATTTCAACCGTGGGGTAGCGTTGGTAGCCACAGGGCGCGAGGCCGAAGCCTGTGATGATTGGCGCAAGGCCATCAGCCTAGGCTATACGAATGCCCAACAGTATTTTGATCAGTATTGTTCGTGGCAACAGGGGCAGTAG
- a CDS encoding tetratricopeptide repeat protein, giving the protein MSLSTKKAPIVLLLILALWACEEQTSPPKISVETVRAPLRPSDTLGLDTALRISAPAALDTMSVSLRRRYWSYLQDGFEALREEDFEAAIQAYDSALGILPTAVGYFNKGYALKKRNKFPQAIESFGKALAYDSTYVDAYYNRGLAQEGLKQWEKALDDYGAALRYNPEYSAAWLRRGDVWMQIRPPRPDSACAAWQQAARLAHPQAGSRLKSQGCR; this is encoded by the coding sequence ATGAGCTTATCTACAAAAAAAGCCCCCATAGTCTTATTACTAATTTTGGCCCTTTGGGCTTGTGAAGAACAGACTTCCCCCCCGAAAATTTCGGTGGAGACTGTGCGTGCGCCTTTGCGCCCTAGCGATACCTTGGGGCTAGACACAGCCCTACGAATAAGTGCTCCGGCGGCGCTCGACACGATGAGTGTATCTTTGCGAAGGCGCTACTGGAGCTACCTACAAGATGGCTTTGAAGCGCTGCGAGAAGAAGATTTTGAGGCAGCTATACAAGCTTATGATTCGGCTTTGGGGATTTTGCCAACGGCTGTAGGGTACTTCAACAAAGGGTATGCCCTGAAAAAGCGCAATAAATTCCCCCAAGCAATCGAATCTTTTGGGAAAGCCTTGGCCTATGATAGTACTTATGTCGACGCATATTACAACAGAGGCTTGGCACAAGAGGGGCTCAAACAATGGGAAAAAGCCCTTGACGACTATGGGGCGGCCTTGCGCTATAACCCGGAATACAGCGCTGCTTGGTTGCGCAGGGGGGATGTTTGGATGCAAATACGCCCGCCACGCCCCGATAGTGCCTGTGCTGCTTGGCAACAAGCGGCAAGGCTGGCGCATCCCCAGGCAGGCTCACGTCTCAAAAGCCAAGGATGCCGGTAA
- a CDS encoding mechanosensitive ion channel family protein has protein sequence MRYCCKVFAIVFLMTLWLATELKAQKLPIDPARQQAQLSSPYETTYSFLYFLQSDSYQIEEALRTLNKPDGFTQREVELLAKQLREILEDERIYQQLDSFPKTADYYDSLSRVRVFRPFDSLPEIYLFRNAGSEDWLFSANTLRAVRGMYRQKFPDRARQREAGIDLSSPYHTLYTFVSNLRVEDFEPDVAAYALDADEYSERDRMRLAVKLKQILDGKGIVINLEKIPRQPHYRDTVRGQEVYVISNLIPDVYLIKKDRRWLFSAETVARIDRLHNEVYPFGLDTLLSIVPKRGHYKILGIELWKYIGIGIMLLGALLLHKALNYLFGFLIVEFLHRYVKIHLLKRFIADITRPLSLWILFQILYALIPIFQLPVNLTFYLMLFLRISLPIFVVMILYNLINALSAYLERITARTANTLDDQLLPLARKTLKIIVVSGGVLFVLDLLNFNITALLAGLSIGGIAFALAAQDTIKNLFGSITIFVDRPFQVGDWIVGDRVDGLVEEIGFRSTRVRTFNNSLIYIPNGRLADMTIDNMGMRIYRRYNTKLAITYDTPPELIEAFVYGLRKLIELHPQTRKDLYHVYFNEFGSDSLNILFVTFFPVPDFTQEHTARQDLNLSILKLAKELGIRFAFPTQTLHIEEVPGQESLTPQYGALENNALRQQVDQWITVVHQQNGKGKTA, from the coding sequence ATGCGCTACTGTTGTAAAGTTTTTGCCATTGTATTTTTGATGACCTTGTGGCTTGCTACCGAGCTGAAAGCCCAAAAGCTCCCCATAGACCCGGCGCGCCAACAAGCACAGCTCAGCAGCCCTTATGAGACCACGTATAGTTTTTTGTATTTTTTGCAAAGCGATAGTTATCAAATAGAAGAGGCTCTGCGAACACTCAACAAACCCGATGGCTTTACACAGCGTGAGGTAGAGCTATTGGCCAAACAATTGCGGGAAATTTTAGAAGACGAACGTATTTACCAACAACTCGACAGCTTCCCCAAAACTGCGGATTATTACGACAGCCTCAGCAGAGTACGGGTATTTCGCCCTTTCGATTCTCTTCCAGAAATCTATCTTTTCCGCAATGCTGGTAGCGAAGACTGGCTTTTTTCGGCCAATACTTTGCGTGCAGTGCGGGGGATGTACCGTCAGAAATTCCCCGACCGAGCCCGCCAACGAGAAGCCGGTATAGACCTCAGCTCCCCATATCATACTTTGTATACCTTTGTCAGCAATTTGAGGGTCGAAGACTTTGAGCCTGATGTGGCGGCTTATGCCCTAGATGCAGATGAATATTCGGAGCGAGACCGAATGCGACTGGCTGTCAAGCTCAAGCAAATTCTGGATGGTAAGGGTATCGTGATTAACCTAGAAAAAATACCGCGCCAGCCCCACTACCGAGATACCGTTAGGGGGCAAGAGGTATATGTTATCAGCAATTTGATACCAGATGTATACCTTATCAAAAAAGATCGGCGATGGCTTTTTTCTGCCGAAACAGTAGCACGTATCGACCGCCTACACAACGAGGTATACCCGTTTGGCCTAGACACCTTGCTCTCGATAGTACCCAAGAGAGGGCATTATAAAATCTTAGGAATAGAGCTTTGGAAGTATATCGGTATCGGGATAATGTTGCTTGGAGCGCTGTTGTTACACAAGGCGCTTAACTATCTGTTTGGGTTTTTGATTGTAGAGTTTTTGCATAGGTATGTCAAAATTCATTTACTCAAGCGCTTTATAGCAGACATCACTAGGCCGCTAAGCCTGTGGATTTTGTTTCAGATATTGTATGCACTGATTCCTATCTTCCAACTGCCGGTCAATCTGACCTTCTACCTGATGCTCTTCTTGCGCATCTCGCTGCCTATCTTTGTGGTGATGATTCTCTACAATCTCATCAACGCCCTCAGTGCATATCTGGAGCGCATTACGGCCAGAACAGCCAACACGCTCGATGACCAACTCTTGCCGCTGGCACGCAAAACACTGAAGATAATTGTGGTATCGGGAGGGGTGCTTTTTGTCTTAGACCTGCTGAACTTCAATATCACAGCCCTGCTCGCCGGTCTGTCTATTGGTGGTATTGCTTTTGCACTTGCCGCCCAAGATACCATCAAAAACCTCTTTGGTTCGATTACTATTTTTGTAGATCGCCCTTTCCAAGTAGGCGATTGGATTGTGGGCGACAGGGTCGACGGCTTGGTCGAAGAGATTGGTTTTCGCTCCACAAGGGTGCGGACTTTCAACAACTCGCTGATTTATATCCCCAATGGGCGCTTGGCCGATATGACTATCGACAATATGGGGATGCGGATTTATCGCCGCTATAACACTAAACTCGCTATTACTTATGACACACCGCCTGAGCTGATAGAAGCATTTGTGTATGGATTGCGCAAGCTCATTGAGCTACACCCCCAAACGCGCAAGGATCTCTATCACGTGTATTTCAATGAGTTTGGCAGCGACTCGCTCAACATCTTGTTTGTTACCTTTTTTCCCGTACCTGACTTCACCCAAGAACACACTGCCCGACAGGATCTGAACCTTTCTATCCTCAAGTTGGCCAAGGAGTTGGGAATCCGATTTGCTTTCCCAACACAAACGCTCCACATCGAAGAAGTACCCGGGCAAGAGAGTCTTACACCACAATACGGCGCATTGGAAAATAACGCTTTGCGCCAGCAGGTAGACCAATGGATTACGGTAGTACATCAGCAGAATGGCAAAGGAAAGACAGCATAG
- a CDS encoding ATP-binding protein, whose amino-acid sequence MTSKHTSINLHEYKTTLLAQRCQYIVFDAQSTLVLDSCHTIVDLRPYKSLSFYALFPFLESVQEHVNEVTRNLHTAFKLPRVEFSFPFDPTHRPYLLDFVIEPLPHAIEEGLLLCTIEHNEEAHRYMTTLQQQRRETSIEKDNLLVKNEELQRLERLKTNFFSEVSHELRTPLNGIIGLSELLLEVINDAKQVSYIRAIRSSSKHLQTILNDVLDVSKIEAGKLSFERVSFSLSEVLEYIKLSFRPKLLEKGLRFVYDIDPLIPDQLTGDKVRFTQILFNLVGNAVKFTQEGYIRVQVGLPNHIPVNDAKFWLEVAIEDTGIGIAPAQLPHIFTPYQQASDSITRLFGGTGLGLTIVKQLVEMQGGFIEVYSAPQVGTNFHFALPFVMAETEVAEIETHPKLNTKLATDERFLPFQNSPRVLLVDDNEVNLLYTQKVLQDWGCMVETAIDGQCALEKLRRQTYHALLLDIQMPVVDGWQVARVLHDKPNPEYPLPIIGLSAFGDGANQHPDSKFFNAFLDKPFAKADLYDTLCKLLPARFRRLIDTSYLREIALDNHQFLRDAAQLFETQSKLELRNIDEAFHNQHWRQLADVLHKMKSNIRMMGMYSTEKIITQLEHHLSTEAMPNNLWVQQQLKNLRKAFMQAQTELAEELENLH is encoded by the coding sequence ATGACCTCCAAGCATACAAGCATAAATCTCCACGAATACAAAACCACCTTGTTGGCTCAGCGTTGCCAGTACATTGTGTTTGATGCCCAATCAACACTTGTGCTCGATAGCTGCCACACTATTGTGGATTTACGGCCATACAAAAGTCTGAGCTTCTATGCCCTATTCCCGTTTTTGGAGAGTGTACAAGAGCACGTCAACGAAGTTACACGCAACCTACACACAGCTTTCAAACTCCCTAGGGTTGAATTTAGTTTCCCATTCGACCCCACCCACCGTCCCTATCTGCTTGATTTTGTGATAGAGCCGCTCCCCCACGCCATCGAAGAGGGGCTGCTGCTCTGTACAATAGAGCACAACGAAGAGGCGCACCGATATATGACAACGCTCCAACAACAACGGCGCGAGACCAGTATCGAAAAGGACAACCTACTTGTCAAAAATGAAGAACTTCAGCGCTTGGAACGCCTGAAGACCAACTTTTTCTCAGAAGTAAGCCACGAATTACGCACTCCCCTCAACGGCATTATCGGGCTTTCGGAGCTGCTCCTTGAGGTCATCAACGATGCCAAACAGGTCTCCTACATCCGTGCTATCCGCTCTTCGAGCAAGCATTTGCAGACTATTCTCAATGATGTGTTGGATGTGTCGAAAATAGAGGCCGGAAAGCTTTCCTTTGAGCGTGTCAGCTTTAGCCTCTCAGAGGTACTGGAGTATATTAAGCTCTCTTTCAGGCCCAAGCTGTTAGAAAAAGGGCTTCGTTTTGTGTATGATATTGACCCACTGATTCCTGACCAGCTCACTGGTGACAAGGTACGCTTTACGCAGATTTTGTTCAACTTGGTGGGCAATGCCGTCAAGTTTACCCAAGAAGGTTATATCAGGGTACAAGTAGGGCTGCCGAACCATATTCCGGTCAATGATGCTAAGTTTTGGCTCGAAGTAGCCATTGAGGATACCGGCATTGGCATAGCCCCTGCTCAATTGCCCCATATCTTCACACCTTATCAGCAGGCCTCCGACAGCATCACCCGCCTTTTTGGAGGTACAGGGTTGGGGCTTACAATCGTCAAGCAATTGGTAGAAATGCAAGGCGGCTTCATCGAAGTATACAGCGCTCCACAGGTAGGAACAAACTTTCACTTTGCACTGCCTTTTGTTATGGCCGAAACAGAGGTGGCCGAAATAGAAACCCACCCCAAGCTGAACACCAAACTCGCTACCGACGAACGCTTCCTGCCATTTCAAAATAGCCCTAGGGTATTGTTGGTAGATGACAACGAGGTCAATTTGCTCTACACCCAGAAGGTCTTACAAGACTGGGGCTGTATGGTAGAAACAGCCATTGACGGCCAATGTGCGCTCGAAAAGCTTCGACGACAAACCTACCACGCTCTCCTGCTCGATATCCAGATGCCTGTAGTCGATGGTTGGCAAGTGGCCCGGGTACTGCACGACAAGCCAAATCCCGAATATCCGTTGCCTATCATCGGGCTGAGCGCCTTTGGTGATGGAGCCAACCAACACCCAGACAGTAAGTTTTTCAATGCCTTCTTGGATAAGCCTTTTGCCAAAGCAGACCTTTATGACACGCTTTGCAAGCTCCTCCCGGCGCGTTTCCGCCGCCTCATCGATACCTCTTATCTGCGCGAAATAGCCCTCGACAACCACCAATTTCTCCGAGATGCCGCACAGCTATTTGAAACCCAGTCCAAACTGGAGCTGCGTAATATTGACGAAGCCTTCCATAACCAACATTGGCGACAACTGGCTGATGTGTTGCATAAGATGAAATCCAATATTCGGATGATGGGAATGTATAGTACCGAAAAAATCATCACCCAATTGGAACATCATCTCAGTACTGAGGCTATGCCCAACAACCTTTGGGTACAACAACAGCTCAAAAACTTGCGCAAGGCTTTTATGCAGGCACAAACCGAGCTAGCCGAAGAGCTTGAAAACTTGCATTAG